The sequence ATTCCTAATAGATTTGACAATCAGAGACTCAAGAGTGACATTTAGCTTATAGTTATAGAATCattcatttgtatcttttatgaTTGCTGTCTTGACTTTCAATACAGCACCTCTATAGAATTGGGAAACACACACATGTTGAACTTGTGTGCCTACACACTTTTTGTTATAATCATTGTGTCATCTCCATAATCCCATCTTTCTTGGCTCTTTAATTTACCAGAATCATAGAATTCATGGCTTGCTTGAGAAATGTACATATGATCATGAAGCAAGGGTGGAAACTTTGCGCAACGAGACTCGTGAGAGAGCCATCTCAGATGCGAAGTGGCAACAAATACAACAAAACGTCGTTCCATATGTGAGTCCAACGTTGAGaatagctatatatatatatcattaaaagACTATTAGAGATTCTGTTCTTTAGATGATAACCTGCATTTTTTCCGATCCTTTAGTCAGATGCTGCATCTTCTACTGAAAGTAACGAAGTTCAAGTTGACCTACAATCAGTGGAGTTTCCCAGCGAAGAGATTGACGCTTTGAAGGGAAGATACATCAAAATAATAACCGGTGTGCTTGTGCATCACATCCCTGCGTTTTGGAAAACAGCTCTATCAGTTTTCAGTGGAAAATTTGCCAAGGTATCAGCTATCCTTCTGCTAATTTGTAGTTATTTTTCCGTATGATGAGGTTGGTTTGCTCCCTACTTCATTTAAATCTAAATTCTTATCTGTCCAGTCATCCCAAGTTACTGAGAGCATGCGCAACGGTGAGGCTGGGAAGTAGAGTCCTTAGGAttagaatattaaattttaatgttttttttactttttgaatagttaaggattgtaattaaaaataatgtgTGCAATGGTGTCACCTATATTGAATCCTAGCTCAACCATTCAGCATCAAATTTTTGGTCAATCATGAATCAATGGAAAGTCTAACTTCAAGGATCAAGCTGAGCATGAAACCAATTTGCGCTATTCAATTCGATCACCGGAGAAAATCAATTTGTGACTATATTTTCACTATaaacattttcttttaaaacaggGGAGTTGAACATTTGATAACAAAAGCTAGGTTGTGAACGTGGACTACAACACGCTCAAGACCTCAGGAGGCCAAACAAGACACACCAAAACTGAAAGTAGGATATTAAAAAACGTCACCTGAAGTTGGTGACACAGACAGAACGTATGCCAGCATCAGCCGCTGCACGGCACGCTACGGGGACAACATCAGACACCTGTGTTTAACAAAAGTGAAAAAATTCTCCAGGTGAATTTTACAAAGCAAAAGTCCAAGATAAGTTAACGATGGGCTGAGAAATTGTATGAAAAGAAAAGGTTAATTACCACGAAATCAGCTTTGATAGAATGAAGCCACTCCACTTCTGTTTCCAAGATTTCAGCTCGAGGAATCACAGCTGTTTCCACATACTGTGGAAGACGCAGCATCACAAAAAAGTGTAAAGCTCATAAACTGGAAATTGCAATCAAGATAAGACCAATAATCATTTACAAGTGATCACATGAGTTAAAACCTTTTCTAAGGAGGCAAGACGATCTACAGTCAGAGCATCAGCTTGCACAGCTCCACAGTCCAAAAGAACCTAACAATCGCCAATTAATCAATATATCCTTATGTTTCCAGTAAACAATTGAAAGAGTAAGCAAGTAAATGATCGATAGAAACCTTTCGAATCTTTAGCCTAGGAGACTGAATCTCGGACGTGAAGACAAAATCAGGCGCGCCGATGACGACATGAACGTCGTGCCCGGCCGCGATCAAGTGACGGACAACCTGAATTGCCACAAATTAGCCACGATCGAACTAACACAGTAGTCACAGATAAGAATgatgcagagagagagagagtgagaaggAAAACCTCGACGATGCGGGTGGCGTGACCGAAGCCGTGTCCAGTGACGTAGTAAGCGAAGACCAGGTGCTTGCTGGAAGCTGAGACGCCTTCGTTATCGTCAATCCTCATTTTCTTCGACGGGAAAATATCTCTCCGACGATCGCTGaggggaagaagaagactgaTTCTAAAGAACTAATAAATTTCCAGCTTTAACGAACGATCCACTCAAATTCGGCCACGTACCACAAGGATCAAGTCCTTAAACCTCCTAATTACGGACCAATCCTTACGTTTATTAgcctaaatattattattatattaaaacttaCATATGCTTTAGCGTTAAGGATTCGGGATGAACCCCCGTTGCGGACGCTCTGATACTTCTGCCAATAAATCTGAGGAGAAAGTCACAGAGGCAAGGTTTTCAACTCATTCTTTGGAAGAAGTTGCTGGGATGATTCGCAAAGGTGTTTGTTAGATGACATTTCCAGTGAAGCTTTTCTCCATATTGGTATATGTGCTGTAAAGTGGTTCTAAACATTCTCTTTTCATGGTTACTGCTGTTGTAGGTGAACAACAcattttgtgattttgatgAATCGTGCATTCTCCGCCCATTTATGAGCAATGCCATTCAAGAAGTATCAAAAGCATGTCAAGCCTTTGAAGCCAAAGATTCAGTGCCCCCACAGTTCGGGTATTTGAACTTATTCCGAAGCTTGAGTTTTAATGTCTAAATGAAAGTATACTGATAAGACTGTGTATGTTTTTTTGATACTTATGGCAGTTGTCGCACTAAGAAAAGTCCAGGCCGAAATCACTAAGATTTATATCCAAAGGCTTTGCTCTTGGATGAGGGCATCCACTGAACGAATATCAAAAGAGGAGACGTGGATCCCTGTTTCTATTCTTGAAAGGAATAAATCTCCTTATGCCATCTCTTACTTGCCTCTTGCATTCCGTTCAGTTATTGTCTCTGGGATGGAACAAATCAATCTGTAAGTTTCAAATGTTCTTTGGTAAACTTATATAGAACAGTTGCATTGtctgatttattttattgtgtttGCTGTTCCAGACATCTATATTTCCTTAGAAGACCTTAGGGTTTAGTCTTTTCTCCCTGTACATTAGAGAAAACAGAATTCTAGCAGTCACTCACTAGTTGTGGTTCAAGCTTCTCCAGAGTTATATGTTGTGGCATGTGAACTTAAATGACTTGTGAGTTATAAGTTGAGATTCACCTAGTCTCCCGGTTTATCATAGTTGGTATAAGAGCTGATCTTGTTTGTTTAATGGACTACATAGCCAAATCTAGCTTTTCAGTGGGCTTATCATCAGTGTTGGTGTTCACCAACGATCTTCAAACCCGCTCTTCAGGGTCCCCTTTCATCGGTTGTTGTACCGACATTAGTATGTTCTTAGGAACATCAGTTTCAGGGTTTCAAGTGAAGCATGTCTACGGGTTTCTTCACCCCTTTAACACTCCTATCTCTTGTTGTAGTACTTTTCGCTTTTGTTTAGCCGTCAAATTCACTTCCGGTTGTAACCGTTTAAGTCTTTTGGACATCTAATTTAATATAACAgtttcgtgacaaaaaaaaaaaaatgacttgTGTGCCATTGGTATTCAGGAAACTGCATACACAGTTACTTAAGTGGTTACTTTATGTGCATCCTTTTTCAGGATGATTGTCTGTCAAAGGTGAAGCTGCCAAATCAGAAGATTGAGGAAATGCTTATATCTGTTAGACTGGCATTTTTGAACTGCTTTCTGGATTTTGCTGGTACTATTTTTCACCGTAATTCCTTTACCCCTCATGTATGCAGGAAAATGCGCACACTGTACAGTTATTAAGTTGGTTtgctattttgttttcttcatgTATCAGCTCACTTGGATCAAATTGGTGCTGATCTTTCCACACGAGAGGATTGGAAAAACGGATATTCTGATGATCAACAGGAAGTAACATCAGCCAACACTTATGGAAGTGTTGTGGATCCTCACAGGCGGTTGTTGATGGTCTTAAGTAATATAGGTTACTACAAAGATGAACTTGCTTCAGAGCTTTACAACAAATTCAAATACAACTGATTGAAGTCTAGGTTGGCCCTTGCTTACTTGACTGTCATTAGTTCAATACTTATTTACCTCTTCTCTAAGTGGTAGACAAGTTGTGCATAAGacttgattgatttttttttttcagcgatCTTCAAGATCTAATTATGTCTTTCTCTGGTCTTGGAGAGAAGGTCCTCGAGCATTACACGTTTTCTAAGGCAAATTTGATCAGAACAGCTGCCACCAGTTATTTGCTGGACTCGGGTATTCAATGGGGATCAGCACCTCAAGTGATAGTAAGAAATCTCTGCGTAATGACTAACGATTAGCCTCTAAATTTTCTAGGAAGAAGATGATTACTTAAAGTACGAGATGCAGCTGTTGAGCTCTTGCATACTCTTGTAGCCGTCCATGCAGAGGTATTGCTCTTTATATGCAAACATGTTCACTGATGATTTTAATGTGTTTCCTCTCGAGTGACACGACAGTGTTTGTAGTCTGAAGTACCCttataattttgtaaactaCAGGTAATATTGAGgtaatttcttcttcttgtggaaGAAAAGGTTTGTAGAATTATGATTTGCTGATTCTGTTTTGTGCACAACATCTGCTGCAGCTTGAATATTTCGAGACAGTACTGAATCTATATTTTACAAGCGACGCAACCGCGTCTCATAAAACTCTACAAGGAAACAGTCTTGGAGATTGCTCTAGAGAGCGTCAGTGAATCAGTTGAGACCACTCCAGGGCATAATCGCAGACCAACTCGTGGCAGCGAAGACACAGCTTCAGATGACAGACAAGGATCATCTGTTTCAGCTGATGAGCTCCTCGTAAACATCTTTTATCTTCCTTACTCTttccaacatatatatatatatataaacaaacttCAAGTCCTaaattgtgttttgtttttgtgatCAGGTTCTAACGAAACAGTATTCAAGCGAATTGCTACAGACAGAAATGGAGAGAACAAGTGTGAACACAGCATGCTTTGCAGAGTCAGTTCCCGTAGAGCCAACCCCTCCTCTATTACCTAAAGCTTCGTACAGAGGACCGATGGATTCTCCAAGCAGAAACTACAGAGGCAAACAATCCTCAGGTTCTCCGATTCATGCCCTACCCAGACGAAGATAAAAAGAAACTGTACAGAGGAACGTAACATGTATTTGTTTTGTCTGTTTGTTGTGCTTCTTAAGAACTAACATTTGTTTGTAAACTCAGATGAATTGGGTTGTAATTAAAGAATGTCACACGAATGCAAAAAGTAGCCAAGGTAGAAATATCCGAGAGCAATTGGGATTTAAGCAAGAGAGCTCCTTCAAGCTGTTTTTAGTTTCAGACAACCAGTGACTAAATACAATACCAATAGTCACACAAAGAGGACACAAGATATGTTTGTTTGAAGACTTCAAGTTTTTAACTTAGGGTGCCCTGAGTGGTGGAGACACCAATATAACTCCATCTCCTCTCACAAACAGAAACTGAATGTTGCGCTTTGTCGTCTGCAAATCAAAGAATGGTAACAAACCAATCAATATACACATGAGAATCAGATAAGAAGCTAGCAAAACTATAGGAGAGTCTCTCTAATCAACTAATGTGCCTAAGAAGCTTACAGACTCTATTTTTGTGAAGAGTCTCTCAATTAGTGCTGTTGAGTAAATGTAATACACAGACTCATTGACCTGAAACTTGTGTGCAGTAGTAACAGCTAAAAGACATTCCTATTCTTGTTCTCAATCTTACAATACCAAAACTTTGAGATATTTATTTAGCCACCACAATTATCATACAATTAAACATTGATCCTACAGTTAAAAGAAGTAAGTACCCGGACAATCTCTTCATATGTCTCATCATCAATCTCAACTGTtgtgataacttcttcaacATCGCCCAGAATCATATTCAAATGCTGATCAAACGCCTGCccacataaacaaaaacaaaacctaaagTGGGCAACTTTAAAAGAGGTTTCGTTTCGTCCACCAAAACATTACAACTAGAGCTAATCAAGAACCCTTTTGCTAAAAACTGAAACTTTCGAATCCCACGAGTGGTAAAGAGAGGAAAAAACGTACGTGAAGCTTGCCACGAAGCTCGCGGTCTGAGCGGAGCTTGACATAGATTCTCTCGTCGAGACTCAGACGAATCAGATCTAGCGGCTCCCTCACGGTGGCGTCTTCCTCGCCGGACATcgtatcaaaataaaattaactgcTTGGAAAGTAAACTTCTTCAAGGGTTTCGATACGGACGAATCGTAACCCGACACAAACTCTGAGATGATCTATCTCGCGACAGCTGTTATGTTTCATCGATATTTAGAGCCCACAAAGTTATTAATAGTTATCTGGGCCAAGGCCCAATCTAGGCCCATAAACTCCAATCATCTTTTCTACAAGTTGCATTTGCCTCATGTCGCTGCGTAACAGCGATCCCTTCAGTTGCTGCTCAGAAGCCGTGATGATCATGATAACGAAGAGCATGGAAAACACTAAATTGTGAAGAACTAGGAAATACCCcataataacattaattaaaagataaaatgattaaattattCTAAACACTAAAAATTTACCGTAACCGCATCccttaaatattaaaatctaaattCTAGTCActttcaaactaaaatataaataaataaaaaggtctttttaaattttagttgatgatattttagaaatttttatctATGTACTAACTTAGGAACAAACATGTCTTTACTTGTTATTCTAGTGTATTTTTCTCTATTCTAAAACTCTCCGCCTAGACTGATTACTCTCCCGCGTATCCGCTAGGCGGTGGTCATCCGATTAGTCTTTTCActaaaattaattcataaaatatattataataattaatttggtACAGATTAGTTAATTTTGGTCTAAAAGTTAGTCCaaaagtctaaaaataaaagttatacaataatattatatttataaaattaaattaaatatcaaaataatccAAAAACTAGTCCATGTTTAATTTCCGATTTTCTGGTTAGACGCTAGCGAATTCTTGAACCTTGGTATTTTCTAGTATAATATAACAGAATATTTATTTgcatcatatattaatatatatgctAGT is a genomic window of Brassica napus cultivar Da-Ae chromosome A2, Da-Ae, whole genome shotgun sequence containing:
- the LOC106397672 gene encoding sm-like protein LSM3B, translating into MSGEEDATVREPLDLIRLSLDERIYVKLRSDRELRGKLHAFDQHLNMILGDVEEVITTVEIDDETYEEIVRTTKRNIQFLFVRGDGVILVSPPLRAP
- the LOC106416928 gene encoding L-arabinokinase-like; translation: MRIDDNEGVSASSKHLVFAYYVTGHGFGHATRIVEVVRHLIAAGHDVHVVIGAPDFVFTSEIQSPRLKIRKVLLDCGAVQADALTVDRLASLEKYVETAVIPRAEILETEVEWLHSIKADFVVSDVVPVACRAAADAGIRSVCVTNFR